A portion of the Leptospira barantonii genome contains these proteins:
- a CDS encoding SRPBCC family protein, with product MPNPNQTSKDLVITRIFNAPREIVFDAWTVPEQLKQWWGPNGFTTPVCKVDFRVGGRFLFCMRAPDGQEFWSTGEYREITRPEKLVQTDSFADKEGNPVPASHYGMQGEWPEFLLVTLLFEDQQGKTKFTLRHSGIPEGEIFEMTKASWNEMFDKLEPIVQLEK from the coding sequence ATGCCGAACCCGAATCAAACCAGCAAGGATCTTGTCATCACGAGAATCTTCAACGCGCCCAGAGAAATCGTCTTCGACGCTTGGACCGTTCCGGAACAACTCAAACAATGGTGGGGACCGAACGGCTTCACCACTCCGGTTTGTAAGGTCGACTTTCGTGTCGGCGGAAGATTCCTCTTTTGTATGCGCGCTCCCGACGGCCAAGAATTTTGGTCCACCGGAGAATATCGTGAAATCACAAGACCGGAAAAACTCGTTCAAACCGACAGCTTTGCGGACAAGGAAGGCAATCCGGTTCCCGCTTCGCATTACGGAATGCAAGGCGAATGGCCCGAGTTTCTTTTGGTGACTCTTCTTTTCGAAGATCAACAGGGAAAAACGAAATTCACCCTTCGTCATTCCGGAATTCCGGAAGGAGAAATCTTCGAAATGACGAAGGCAAGTTGGAACGAAATGTTCGATAAACTCGAACCGATCGTTCAATTAGAAAAATAG
- a CDS encoding DoxX family protein has product MNKDKIKTIVYWILTALIAANYAFAGYAYLSRGPEVVEGMAKLGYPLYFVSILGVWKLLGAIAITVPRFALVKEWAYAGMVINLTSASLSNAISGMETFHAIAPLILLVLVALSWALRPESRRLEGIWHL; this is encoded by the coding sequence ATGAACAAAGACAAAATTAAAACCATCGTATATTGGATTTTGACCGCGCTGATTGCGGCTAACTACGCTTTTGCGGGTTATGCGTATCTCTCTCGCGGACCCGAGGTCGTGGAAGGAATGGCGAAACTCGGCTACCCTCTTTACTTCGTAAGCATTCTCGGAGTTTGGAAACTCCTCGGCGCGATCGCGATCACGGTTCCCCGTTTCGCTCTCGTGAAAGAATGGGCTTACGCGGGTATGGTCATCAACCTCACGTCGGCTTCCCTCTCCAACGCGATATCCGGAATGGAAACGTTTCACGCAATCGCACCTTTGATCCTTCTCGTTTTAGTGGCCTTGTCTTGGGCTCTTCGTCCCGAGTCCCGCAGATTGGAAGGAATCTGGCATCTTTAA
- a CDS encoding ArsR/SmtB family transcription factor: MVQQEAETDHLSLTFAALADPTRRKILATLRYGEVTVKQLAEPFAMSLPAITKHLKVLERAGLISRGREAQWRPSRLEAGPLKEVADWIDEYRQMWEARLDRLDEYLRELQQKETQNNQERKTDNEQRQN; encoded by the coding sequence ATGGTTCAACAAGAAGCAGAAACAGATCATCTCAGCCTTACCTTTGCGGCACTGGCCGACCCTACCCGTCGCAAAATCCTGGCAACCCTCCGTTATGGAGAAGTTACCGTTAAGCAACTTGCGGAACCATTTGCCATGAGCCTTCCGGCAATCACCAAACACCTCAAGGTTTTGGAAAGGGCCGGGCTCATTTCCCGAGGTCGTGAAGCTCAATGGAGGCCGTCCCGGCTCGAAGCGGGACCTTTGAAAGAAGTGGCGGACTGGATCGACGAATATCGACAGATGTGGGAAGCGAGACTGGATCGCCTCGACGAGTATTTGCGGGAACTCCAGCAAAAAGAAACTCAAAACAACCAAGAAAGGAAAACGGATAATGAACAAAGACAAAATTAA
- a CDS encoding acyl-CoA thioesterase, translated as MALRSKEFSYEIPVLWSQCDPNGHLNVGNFQVFLHEGRMVALEEAGYSYTRLQEENVGPMILRSETDYKAEIRYPEAVTVVTTFGEFEGSRVKIFQKLVRKSDGKVACESVSSCILFDFAKKRPWKYPEDLYTGLGFQEIA; from the coding sequence ATGGCGCTTCGATCAAAGGAATTTAGTTATGAGATCCCGGTTCTTTGGAGTCAGTGCGACCCGAACGGACATTTAAACGTAGGGAATTTTCAGGTTTTTCTTCACGAGGGGAGAATGGTCGCCTTGGAAGAGGCAGGCTACAGTTATACAAGGCTTCAGGAAGAGAATGTCGGTCCGATGATTCTCCGTTCGGAAACGGATTACAAGGCAGAAATTCGATATCCCGAAGCCGTTACGGTCGTAACTACTTTCGGGGAGTTCGAGGGTTCTCGCGTAAAAATCTTTCAGAAACTCGTGCGGAAATCGGACGGGAAAGTCGCTTGTGAGTCCGTATCTTCCTGCATTCTATTCGACTTCGCCAAAAAAAGACCCTGGAAATATCCCGAGGATTTATACACAGGTTTGGGGTTTCAAGAAATCGCATAA
- a CDS encoding class I SAM-dependent methyltransferase, translated as MSNPLSSVEPWSLVAEGYTRSTKQFLAAYSLKAVDLLNPASDAIVLDVAAGPGTLSIPLSKKVKEVHAIDFSDSMIAQLKNGIQLESVQNVFPLVMDGQRLEFDENRFDAAFSMFGLMFFPDKLKGLKEIYRVLKPGGKVAVSSWAPISKSPLMQCLFSALRTANPDIPAPQTNIASFENPDYFRDHLKSAGFQEIEIIPYSNSMEIKDVRTFLDSMIEGGAPLQLMKNKMEPSLWKEKEKIMFEHLKEHLKELPISLSSEAYIATASKI; from the coding sequence ATGTCCAACCCACTTTCTTCCGTAGAACCTTGGTCCTTAGTTGCAGAAGGATATACAAGATCCACCAAACAATTCTTAGCCGCTTATTCTTTAAAAGCAGTGGATCTTTTGAATCCGGCATCGGATGCGATCGTGCTCGACGTAGCCGCAGGTCCGGGAACTCTTTCGATTCCACTTTCCAAAAAAGTAAAAGAAGTTCACGCGATCGATTTTTCGGATTCGATGATCGCACAGTTGAAGAACGGCATTCAACTCGAAAGTGTACAAAACGTTTTTCCTCTCGTGATGGACGGACAAAGATTGGAGTTTGATGAGAATCGTTTCGACGCCGCATTCTCCATGTTCGGTTTGATGTTCTTTCCGGACAAACTCAAAGGTCTGAAGGAAATTTATAGGGTTTTAAAACCCGGCGGAAAAGTCGCGGTTTCCAGTTGGGCTCCGATTTCCAAATCTCCTTTGATGCAGTGTTTGTTCAGCGCGCTTCGTACGGCGAATCCCGATATTCCGGCGCCTCAAACGAATATCGCAAGTTTCGAAAACCCCGATTACTTTCGCGATCACTTGAAGTCAGCAGGTTTTCAAGAAATCGAAATTATTCCTTACTCAAACTCGATGGAAATCAAGGACGTAAGAACGTTTTTGGATTCGATGATCGAAGGCGGCGCGCCGCTTCAATTGATGAAGAATAAGATGGAACCTTCTCTTTGGAAAGAAAAGGAAAAGATCATGTTCGAACATCTCAAGGAACATTTGAAAGAACTTCCGATCTCGCTTTCTTCGGAAGCGTATATCGCGACCGCGAGTAAGATTTGA
- a CDS encoding PP2C family protein-serine/threonine phosphatase, with product MSKFLTQLTKTLKSEITFSLLQGAFGVLAFWIVLRYWIRDAVTPEPIWVILNFSYTLAVTIYSNFRMITGRWSALLWANRSLLFSIPLPAFYGYFTFLAPSYFPVMFIFVISIQLPVLGLARRVYLTLWFITYYFVFFGLLIVFNPSYFLENLKSIGVLFTIFFFMHIWLLKASESVKKMGNQLTRHLVETKKHKRNLHRLHRIQAMDLTLARRLQQNALPDLTRVRRTDLLLCAKYFSLEKIGGDFYDIIDLGNGKTGFFIADVSGHGVASALVTMMTKAAFRNHCQEAEDPAELLGLVNRSVCEMLEKQDLFVTAFYCILDSEGNLTYSSAGHQPALILSGIEPKIRELISKNTFILGVEPNWNYSSAKCTLEKNDKLMLFTDGVIEAKNKMGKSYGEYRFPEFISNNSDRTGDSFLELLMFDLEEFMGGKSPEDDIAILCVDYLPKESS from the coding sequence ATGTCGAAATTCCTGACACAACTTACGAAAACTCTCAAAAGCGAGATCACCTTTTCGCTTCTTCAAGGAGCGTTCGGAGTTCTCGCGTTTTGGATCGTTCTGAGATATTGGATCAGGGACGCGGTTACCCCCGAGCCGATTTGGGTCATTCTTAATTTTTCATACACTCTCGCAGTCACGATCTATTCCAATTTTAGAATGATCACCGGACGATGGTCCGCCTTGCTTTGGGCCAATCGATCCTTGTTGTTTTCGATTCCTCTTCCGGCGTTTTACGGATACTTTACGTTTTTGGCGCCTTCGTATTTTCCGGTGATGTTTATTTTTGTGATCAGCATACAACTTCCGGTTCTGGGTCTTGCAAGAAGGGTGTATCTCACTCTTTGGTTCATAACGTATTATTTCGTATTTTTCGGATTGTTGATCGTGTTCAATCCTTCCTACTTTTTGGAAAACTTAAAGTCCATCGGAGTTCTTTTTACTATATTCTTTTTTATGCATATATGGCTCTTGAAAGCCTCCGAAAGCGTAAAGAAGATGGGAAATCAACTTACGAGACATTTGGTGGAAACCAAAAAGCATAAAAGAAATCTGCATAGACTTCATAGGATTCAAGCGATGGATTTGACGTTGGCGAGAAGACTTCAACAAAACGCCCTTCCGGACCTAACTCGTGTTCGGCGGACGGATCTTCTTCTTTGTGCAAAATACTTTTCATTGGAAAAAATCGGAGGGGATTTTTACGATATCATCGATTTGGGAAACGGTAAAACCGGATTTTTCATTGCGGACGTTTCCGGACACGGAGTGGCTTCCGCTTTGGTCACCATGATGACTAAGGCGGCGTTTCGAAATCATTGTCAAGAAGCGGAAGATCCGGCCGAACTCTTGGGTCTTGTGAACCGATCCGTTTGCGAAATGTTGGAGAAACAGGATTTGTTCGTGACCGCTTTTTACTGTATTCTCGACTCGGAAGGAAACCTAACGTATTCGAGCGCGGGACATCAACCCGCTTTGATTCTAAGCGGAATTGAACCGAAAATCCGAGAATTGATTTCGAAGAACACCTTTATCCTCGGTGTGGAGCCCAATTGGAATTATTCTTCCGCAAAGTGTACATTAGAAAAGAATGATAAATTAATGCTCTTTACGGACGGGGTGATCGAGGCTAAGAATAAGATGGGAAAAAGCTACGGAGAATACCGGTTTCCCGAATTTATATCGAACAACTCGGATAGAACCGGAGATTCCTTTTTGGAACTTTTGATGTTCGATCTGGAGGAGTTTATGGGCGGAAAAAGTCCCGAAGACGATATTGCGATTCTTTGCGTCGATTATCTTCCGAAAGAATCTTCCTAA
- a CDS encoding aldehyde dehydrogenase family protein, protein MTSFKNEPARDFAKEINREWISKSVQNLRNKLPISVPSVVSGKEFKSSNMEIHTNPSDHSEVIAKFSFSDEKLLTKAIADSKEHSSRWSKTPARERISILLKTADLIGENRNELCSLMLLETGKSIPEAEADLVEAVDFCRYYATEYERIFKGQRVDLPGEENLYSYRPKGIVGVISPWNFPAAILTGMCAAPLVCGNAVLLKPAEQSSAIAYFIYCLFIKAGVPSEVFHFLPGKGEEIGAAIVKHPDVSVINFTGSREVGLSILKECGNVPSKSKIIKRALCEMGGKNAIIVDGDADLDLAVEGSIHSAFGFQGQKCSALSRLIVLESCYETFKTRFLDAVASLKIDSPEILSAKIGPVINEESKNRLEKILEENKNNILFQKEIPSSLKDKGNYVSPTVFEASDWNGDLAKKEFFGPLVALFKVKSFSEAIEKANDSDYALTAGLYSRNPKHIEEAKEKIEAGNFYINRAITGAIVERQPFGGFKLSGVGAKAGGPDYLKSFLEPVTITENTMRRGFSADLIQ, encoded by the coding sequence ATGACCTCATTTAAAAACGAACCCGCCCGGGATTTTGCAAAAGAAATCAACCGAGAATGGATTTCAAAATCCGTTCAAAATCTGAGAAACAAACTTCCGATATCCGTTCCTTCGGTCGTTTCCGGAAAAGAATTCAAAAGTTCTAATATGGAAATTCATACGAACCCGTCCGATCACTCGGAAGTGATCGCCAAATTCTCGTTCAGCGATGAAAAACTTCTGACAAAAGCGATCGCCGATTCCAAAGAACATTCGTCTCGTTGGAGTAAAACTCCCGCCCGGGAAAGAATTTCCATTCTTCTCAAAACCGCAGACTTGATCGGCGAAAATAGAAACGAACTCTGTTCTTTGATGCTTTTGGAAACGGGTAAGAGTATTCCCGAAGCGGAGGCCGATCTCGTGGAAGCCGTGGACTTTTGCAGATATTATGCGACCGAGTACGAAAGAATTTTCAAAGGACAAAGAGTCGATCTTCCCGGCGAAGAAAATCTTTATTCGTATAGACCGAAAGGAATCGTCGGAGTGATTTCTCCTTGGAATTTTCCCGCGGCCATTCTTACCGGAATGTGCGCCGCTCCCTTAGTTTGCGGAAACGCGGTTCTTTTAAAACCTGCTGAACAATCCTCGGCGATCGCGTATTTTATCTATTGTCTTTTTATAAAGGCCGGTGTTCCTTCGGAAGTGTTTCACTTTTTACCGGGCAAAGGCGAAGAGATCGGAGCCGCGATCGTAAAACATCCGGATGTTTCCGTAATCAACTTCACGGGTTCGAGAGAGGTGGGACTTTCGATTCTCAAGGAATGCGGAAACGTTCCTTCAAAATCCAAGATCATCAAACGCGCATTATGCGAAATGGGCGGCAAAAACGCGATCATCGTAGACGGAGATGCGGACTTGGATCTGGCCGTGGAAGGATCGATTCATTCGGCGTTCGGATTTCAAGGTCAAAAATGTAGCGCACTGTCGCGTTTGATCGTATTAGAATCTTGTTATGAAACCTTTAAGACCAGATTCTTGGACGCGGTGGCCTCGTTGAAAATCGATTCTCCGGAAATTCTTTCGGCAAAGATCGGACCCGTAATCAACGAAGAATCTAAAAATCGTTTGGAAAAGATTCTCGAAGAAAATAAAAACAACATTCTGTTTCAAAAGGAAATTCCGAGTTCTCTCAAAGACAAAGGGAATTACGTTTCGCCCACGGTATTTGAAGCGTCCGATTGGAACGGAGATCTTGCTAAGAAAGAATTTTTTGGCCCGTTAGTCGCTCTTTTCAAGGTGAAATCGTTTTCAGAAGCGATCGAAAAAGCAAACGATTCCGATTACGCTCTTACGGCGGGACTTTATTCCAGAAACCCGAAACATATCGAAGAGGCAAAAGAGAAAATCGAAGCCGGAAATTTTTACATCAACCGTGCGATTACGGGAGCGATCGTGGAACGACAACCCTTCGGAGGTTTTAAACTTTCGGGAGTGGGAGCCAAGGCGGGAGGCCCCGATTACCTCAAAAGTTTTTTGGAACCCGTTACGATCACCGAGAATACGATGCGAAGAGGTTTTTCCGCGGATCTAATTCAATAA
- a CDS encoding proline dehydrogenase family protein, whose protein sequence is MITIASENTESETTRFGLDIFRENERHSSKYLSKHFWIKHLLRLSFRFPKLKIELFRFVDVLPSLRSAKDITDHLNLYLLEGKTEIPFWLKPFFKIGFTLFPFSYIAGNLVRFLILYASKNFIAGKNFKEAKSKLRSIRTKGRVFTLDILGEAALSEREALHYQKQYLDLLNHLGPFSDSEKTSYGACPIVNVSVKCSSLYSQISSLAKEDSVLVLKERLRPILGLARDKNFFINLDAEQYDYKEILMSLAEEIFLEDEFKNYPHFGIVIQAYLKESKDDLKRIIEYSKNRKVPITVRLVKGAYWEYEVIKAKEKGWEIPVFENKTETDSNYEECSRLLIDSFPHILSAFASHNIRSLAFSLTYAEHKGLNRRDFEIQMLYGMGDSYKAVLTAMGYRIREYTPLGEILPGMAYLVRRLLENTSNQGFLQNFLTGRMGYENLLKNPKELTNDLI, encoded by the coding sequence ATGATTACAATCGCGTCCGAAAATACGGAATCGGAAACCACTCGCTTCGGACTCGATATATTTCGTGAAAACGAAAGACATTCCTCGAAATATCTCTCGAAACACTTTTGGATCAAACACCTACTTCGTTTATCATTTCGTTTTCCGAAACTCAAGATAGAATTGTTCCGTTTCGTGGACGTATTGCCTTCGTTGCGTTCCGCAAAGGACATTACGGATCACTTAAATTTATATCTTCTCGAAGGCAAAACGGAGATACCGTTTTGGTTAAAACCGTTTTTCAAAATCGGATTTACTCTATTCCCGTTTTCTTACATTGCCGGAAACCTCGTTCGTTTTCTGATCTTATACGCATCTAAAAATTTTATCGCGGGCAAAAACTTTAAAGAAGCAAAATCAAAACTACGTTCCATTCGAACAAAAGGACGAGTTTTCACGCTCGATATTTTAGGGGAAGCGGCCCTATCCGAGAGGGAAGCCTTACACTATCAAAAACAATATCTGGATCTGTTGAATCATTTGGGTCCGTTTTCCGATTCGGAAAAAACGAGTTACGGCGCTTGTCCGATCGTAAACGTTTCGGTGAAATGTTCCAGTTTGTATTCTCAAATTTCATCCTTGGCAAAGGAGGATTCCGTCCTTGTGTTAAAGGAAAGATTGAGGCCGATCCTGGGACTCGCGCGGGATAAAAATTTCTTCATCAATCTCGACGCGGAACAATACGACTATAAAGAAATTCTAATGTCCTTAGCGGAAGAGATTTTTCTCGAAGACGAATTCAAAAATTATCCTCATTTCGGAATCGTAATCCAGGCTTACCTCAAGGAATCCAAAGACGATCTCAAAAGAATCATAGAATATTCAAAAAACCGAAAGGTTCCGATCACGGTGCGACTTGTCAAAGGAGCGTATTGGGAATACGAGGTGATCAAGGCCAAGGAAAAAGGATGGGAGATCCCCGTTTTTGAAAACAAAACGGAGACCGATTCCAATTACGAAGAATGTTCCCGACTTCTGATCGATTCTTTTCCACACATACTGTCCGCATTCGCTTCTCATAATATTCGAAGTCTTGCATTCTCCTTGACATACGCGGAGCATAAGGGACTGAACCGAAGGGATTTCGAGATCCAGATGTTGTACGGGATGGGAGATTCTTACAAGGCGGTATTGACCGCAATGGGTTATAGAATCCGCGAATATACGCCGTTAGGTGAAATTCTTCCGGGAATGGCGTATCTAGTACGAAGACTTTTGGAAAACACTTCGAATCAGGGATTTTTACAGAACTTTTTAACGGGAAGAATGGGTTACGAAAATCTTTTAAAGAACCCGAAGGAACTTACGAATGACCTCATTTAA
- a CDS encoding M48 family metallopeptidase, with product MKLKTVLFIFYVFQILFTLTMKFLSYQGDESPQIHEQILKYFTQEDVVKGIEYARSGFFASVLSDLIDFVVAGLFVFSPLAVRLEEWIERKTKNRFYLTVLFFFFVFSAIQFFVSIPFQYYFGFVLEHEFGFSKMTFLDWVIYTAKGLGIGIVGGSVAVLGVAFLLKKFERAWKVLVPIVTLILGLLISILFPIVITPLFYEYKPIEEGSLKQKIISLCDHAKIQVENVYVINESKYSGHTNAYFTGWGQNRKIFLYDTLIQNHTEEEIISVLGHEIGHWTHNHQIKDIAISTIETLLLCFLLGYLFQKFKKEGSISLRELYSPSTLPFLFLLLSLFGSLTRPVWSSLSRYQETEADLEALVLTRDKKSFISTEVKMAKDNQGRLNPHPSEIFYYHSHPTTLQRIQFAERWNESK from the coding sequence ATGAAACTCAAAACCGTTCTGTTTATCTTTTACGTATTCCAAATCCTATTCACTCTGACGATGAAATTTCTTTCGTATCAAGGGGACGAATCTCCCCAAATACATGAGCAAATTCTAAAGTATTTTACGCAAGAAGACGTCGTTAAGGGAATCGAATACGCAAGGAGCGGTTTTTTCGCTTCGGTTCTTTCCGATCTGATCGATTTCGTAGTGGCCGGTCTTTTTGTGTTTTCTCCTCTCGCAGTTCGTCTTGAGGAATGGATCGAAAGAAAAACGAAGAATCGTTTTTATCTTACTGTTTTGTTTTTCTTCTTCGTTTTCAGCGCGATTCAATTTTTCGTTTCTATTCCGTTTCAATACTACTTCGGTTTCGTATTGGAACACGAATTCGGATTCTCCAAGATGACCTTTTTGGATTGGGTGATTTATACCGCGAAGGGACTCGGGATTGGAATCGTGGGAGGAAGCGTCGCGGTCTTAGGTGTCGCGTTCCTTCTGAAAAAATTCGAAAGGGCTTGGAAGGTTCTAGTTCCGATCGTAACCTTGATCTTGGGGCTTTTGATTTCGATCCTCTTTCCGATCGTGATCACTCCCTTGTTCTACGAATACAAACCGATCGAAGAAGGAAGTCTCAAACAAAAGATCATCTCTCTTTGTGATCACGCAAAGATCCAAGTAGAAAACGTATACGTCATCAACGAAAGCAAATATTCGGGTCATACGAACGCGTATTTTACCGGCTGGGGACAGAACAGAAAGATATTTCTTTACGACACTCTCATACAAAATCATACCGAAGAGGAAATCATAAGCGTACTCGGCCACGAGATCGGACACTGGACTCACAATCATCAGATCAAGGACATCGCGATCAGCACGATCGAAACCTTGTTGTTGTGTTTTCTTCTTGGTTATTTATTTCAAAAATTCAAAAAGGAAGGATCGATTTCGTTACGCGAATTGTATTCTCCTTCCACTCTTCCGTTTTTATTTTTACTGTTATCCCTATTCGGATCATTGACAAGACCGGTTTGGAGTTCTTTGAGTCGTTATCAGGAAACCGAAGCCGATCTGGAAGCACTGGTTCTTACTCGGGATAAGAAGTCGTTTATCTCAACCGAAGTCAAAATGGCAAAGGACAATCAAGGAAGACTCAATCCTCATCCGAGCGAAATTTTTTACTATCATTCGCATCCGACCACATTGCAAAGAATTCAATTTGCGGAACGTTGGAACGAATCGAAATAA
- the thiM gene encoding hydroxyethylthiazole kinase, giving the protein MSNSQLQERIWPAKEIVEDLSELRKHSPLTHVITNIVVTNWTANVLLAIGASPAMVIAEEEVGDFAKIASALLINVGTVTSVDAKAMRIAAATAHQAGTPWVIDPVAAGALRFRTDLVRELLEFKPTVIRGNASEILALAGTVGGGKGVDSTAGSSEALPYAKELSEKTGAIVAVSGEVDYITDGKEVISVPGGDPIMTKVTGVGCSLGALIASFLGVQKNPLRASVSASAIFAVAGSRAAKESNGTGSFAVNFLDQLTRLSKEQ; this is encoded by the coding sequence ATGTCGAACTCTCAACTTCAAGAAAGAATCTGGCCCGCAAAAGAAATCGTAGAGGACCTTTCCGAATTACGGAAACATTCTCCGTTAACACATGTCATCACGAACATCGTGGTTACGAATTGGACCGCGAACGTTTTACTCGCGATCGGAGCTTCGCCCGCTATGGTGATCGCGGAAGAAGAGGTTGGCGATTTTGCAAAGATCGCTAGCGCCTTGTTGATCAACGTCGGCACGGTGACTTCCGTCGATGCAAAAGCGATGAGGATCGCGGCGGCAACGGCGCATCAAGCGGGAACTCCTTGGGTAATCGATCCGGTGGCGGCGGGTGCGCTTCGTTTTAGAACGGACCTCGTTCGAGAACTTCTCGAATTCAAACCGACCGTGATCCGAGGAAACGCTTCCGAAATACTCGCGTTAGCCGGAACCGTGGGAGGCGGGAAGGGAGTCGATTCCACGGCGGGTTCTTCGGAAGCTCTTCCTTATGCGAAAGAACTTTCCGAAAAAACCGGCGCGATCGTCGCGGTAAGCGGTGAAGTCGATTATATAACGGATGGGAAAGAAGTTATTTCTGTTCCGGGTGGTGATCCGATCATGACCAAGGTGACTGGAGTAGGTTGTTCTTTGGGTGCGCTGATCGCTTCCTTTTTAGGCGTACAAAAAAATCCGTTGCGTGCATCCGTGTCTGCTTCCGCAATTTTCGCAGTGGCGGGTTCCAGAGCCGCAAAGGAATCTAACGGTACTGGAAGTTTTGCCGTGAATTTTTTGGATCAACTGACTCGACTTTCCAAAGAACAATAA
- a CDS encoding sensor histidine kinase has product MFFEKLNRIYGRRDYLTRHKVRHLYVMDLIIFFVSLAACLMYIREGIRVGFLIFGVSALISITLLLLGYLKYAIKAILYLTLIAWTIGLQFGMKSGNIYFSMTTIIIMFLHFAGTRQTVAVSIYTGSLMAIRLYQAFGQGEVTSAFIIDTILKLILFCTIAIITVRVLTSHAREKEIFIREIHHRVKNNLQILSGFANLHQSSKGESDTKQIENFNERILMLSRIHDAIYKTETNYEVDLNAVLEEIIRLISFQSSSHRIELNVSENGAPLSIEISVPFAMIVCELLNNALRHSSAEHNESIIRVELKFSDNRYTLIVSDTGPGIVKKSTWSQPKTAGFTLISVMAQQLKGNFRFESNGSGSKAILEFSDQDTFASLLN; this is encoded by the coding sequence ATGTTTTTCGAAAAACTCAATCGAATTTACGGAAGAAGGGATTATCTTACCCGCCACAAAGTCCGTCATCTTTACGTGATGGACTTAATCATCTTTTTCGTATCGCTCGCCGCTTGTTTGATGTACATTCGAGAAGGAATCCGGGTCGGATTCCTGATATTTGGAGTTTCCGCGCTTATTTCCATCACCTTACTACTGTTAGGTTATCTTAAATACGCGATTAAGGCCATTCTATATCTGACTCTGATCGCTTGGACGATCGGTCTTCAATTCGGAATGAAGAGCGGGAACATCTATTTTTCGATGACTACGATCATCATTATGTTTCTTCACTTCGCCGGCACGCGTCAAACGGTCGCCGTTTCGATTTATACGGGAAGCCTAATGGCCATACGATTGTATCAAGCGTTCGGTCAGGGAGAGGTTACTTCGGCGTTTATCATAGATACGATTTTAAAGTTGATCCTGTTTTGTACGATCGCGATCATCACGGTTCGTGTGTTGACGAGTCACGCGAGGGAAAAGGAAATTTTTATCCGAGAAATTCATCACAGAGTTAAGAACAATCTTCAGATCCTAAGCGGCTTTGCGAATCTGCATCAGTCCTCCAAGGGAGAATCCGATACGAAACAGATCGAAAATTTCAACGAAAGAATTCTTATGTTGTCGAGGATTCACGACGCGATCTACAAAACGGAAACGAACTATGAAGTCGACTTAAACGCCGTTTTGGAGGAGATTATACGTTTGATTTCGTTTCAATCCTCTTCTCATAGGATAGAATTGAACGTAAGCGAGAACGGAGCGCCTTTGAGTATAGAAATTTCCGTTCCGTTCGCCATGATCGTATGCGAACTTTTGAATAACGCGCTCCGTCATTCTTCGGCAGAACATAATGAATCCATCATACGTGTGGAGTTGAAATTTTCAGATAATCGTTATACTTTGATCGTTTCCGATACCGGGCCGGGAATCGTGAAAAAATCCACTTGGTCGCAACCGAAAACGGCCGGATTCACTTTGATCTCGGTGATGGCTCAACAACTGAAGGGAAACTTTCGTTTTGAATCGAACGGAAGCGGGTCCAAAGCAATTTTGGAATTTTCCGATCAAGATACGTTTGCCAGTCTTCTCAATTGA